A window of the Streptomyces sp. NBC_00250 genome harbors these coding sequences:
- a CDS encoding glycosyltransferase family 2 protein — protein sequence MTRLSVVVPCFNEEDVVERFDARMRQVLDTLPVGYEICYVDDGSSDGTLGKLREIAARHPHRTQYASFSRNFGKEAAMLAGLRKSTGDAVVIMDADLQHPPELLARMLDLHHQGHDQVMARRTREGDKKLRSALSRMYYRGVNRWVDVELTDGVGDFRLLSRPAVDALLSLPEYNRFSKGLFSWIGFDTVTFDYQNAAREGGETKWKFSSLINYGMDGLISFNNRPLRIALWLGMMLTGLAALYAVWVVAAALTQGVTAPGYVTLVAIIAGLGGVQMVMLGLIGEYIGRIYYETKRRPHFLVKETHRSFGRGASERVAAERIRVAATEGEH from the coding sequence TCAACGAGGAGGACGTCGTCGAACGCTTCGACGCGCGGATGCGCCAGGTGCTCGACACCCTTCCGGTCGGTTACGAGATCTGTTACGTCGACGACGGCAGTTCCGACGGAACGCTCGGCAAGCTGCGCGAGATCGCCGCCCGGCACCCGCACCGGACCCAGTACGCCTCCTTCAGCCGCAACTTCGGCAAGGAGGCCGCCATGCTCGCCGGCCTGCGCAAGTCCACCGGAGACGCCGTCGTCATCATGGACGCCGACCTCCAGCACCCGCCCGAGCTCCTCGCCCGCATGCTCGACCTGCACCACCAGGGCCACGACCAGGTCATGGCGCGCCGGACCCGCGAAGGCGACAAGAAGCTCCGCTCCGCCCTCAGCCGGATGTACTACCGGGGCGTCAACCGCTGGGTCGACGTGGAACTCACCGACGGCGTCGGCGACTTCCGCCTCCTGTCCCGCCCCGCCGTCGACGCGCTGCTCTCGCTGCCCGAGTACAACCGCTTCTCCAAGGGGCTCTTCTCCTGGATCGGCTTCGACACCGTCACCTTCGACTACCAGAACGCCGCACGCGAGGGCGGTGAGACGAAGTGGAAGTTCAGCTCCCTGATCAACTACGGCATGGACGGGCTGATCTCCTTCAACAACCGTCCGCTGCGCATCGCCCTCTGGCTCGGGATGATGCTGACCGGCCTCGCCGCCCTGTACGCGGTCTGGGTCGTCGCCGCCGCCCTCACCCAGGGCGTCACCGCCCCCGGATACGTCACCCTGGTCGCGATCATCGCGGGACTCGGAGGCGTGCAGATGGTGATGCTGGGGCTGATCGGCGAGTACATCGGCCGCATCTACTACGAGACCAAGCGCCGGCCGCACTTCCTCGTGAAGGAGACCCACCGCTCCTTCGGGCGCGGGGCGTCCGAACGCGTCGCCGCCGAGCGGATCCGCGTCGCGGCCACCGAGGGAGAGCACTGA
- a CDS encoding LCP family protein: protein MNDQQHPYDPYYPQPQIIGYDEYGQPVYQQPQASQQAQGQHYDPYGGQQQSQQSQPQQGYGYDPYAQQQYQAQQPPAHQQPQAPQQPQEPQYDPYGQQGYAYPSYDTGQQWSVQADPSAAQAPAPAQTPVQAPSAAPVAAPPGVPGQRPAPERPAPARRAGADDDDREYRTEQFSFIEEPDEDSEDVIDWLKFTESRSERREEARRRGRVRIIALVVVLVLAAVGGVGYLWSAGMLPGSSDGERKENTATGPQKRDTIVVHLHNTTGGGTSTALLVNNSTTRQGTTVLLPNSVVVADGEGAATTLGKSVEDDGSSGTREAIGNLLGAPITGTWRLDTPYLDTLVDLVSGIEMDTDTEVPDTKKGADPLVRKGEKQSLNGRAAVAYATYRAPGEAETKQLQRFGQVMYAVLRKISDNPESATMTVESLTQIFDPSLSEKDLGASLAKLAEHAKVGDYKTALLPVGQDGALTEGASDSVVKDILGGKVTAPEAGDVTRVSLRDGSGKKATEAARVVLINGGYSFVGGTEADTQEKSQVVYGDDAQKATAAEVAETLGLPAGSVTKGKTSGAAAVTVILGQDYKVPRAR from the coding sequence GTGAACGATCAGCAGCATCCGTACGACCCGTACTATCCGCAGCCGCAGATCATCGGCTACGACGAGTACGGGCAGCCGGTGTACCAGCAGCCACAGGCGTCCCAGCAGGCTCAGGGACAGCACTACGACCCGTACGGCGGTCAGCAGCAGTCCCAGCAGTCGCAGCCGCAGCAGGGGTACGGCTACGACCCTTACGCCCAGCAGCAGTACCAGGCGCAGCAGCCACCGGCTCACCAGCAGCCTCAGGCACCTCAGCAGCCCCAGGAGCCGCAGTACGACCCGTACGGGCAGCAGGGCTACGCCTACCCCTCCTACGACACGGGACAGCAGTGGTCCGTCCAGGCGGACCCGTCCGCCGCGCAGGCCCCTGCCCCCGCGCAGACCCCTGTGCAGGCCCCGTCGGCCGCGCCCGTCGCGGCCCCGCCCGGCGTTCCCGGTCAGCGCCCCGCGCCCGAGCGGCCCGCTCCGGCCCGGCGGGCCGGAGCTGACGACGACGACCGTGAGTACCGCACCGAGCAGTTCTCGTTCATCGAGGAGCCGGACGAGGACTCCGAAGACGTCATCGACTGGCTGAAGTTCACCGAGAGCCGCTCGGAGCGGCGCGAGGAGGCCAGGCGCCGGGGCCGCGTCCGGATCATCGCGCTCGTCGTCGTCCTCGTCCTCGCCGCCGTGGGCGGCGTCGGCTACCTCTGGTCCGCGGGAATGCTCCCCGGGTCGTCGGACGGGGAGCGGAAGGAGAACACCGCGACCGGTCCGCAGAAGCGCGACACGATCGTCGTACACCTCCACAACACCACGGGCGGCGGAACCTCCACCGCCCTGCTCGTGAACAACAGCACCACCCGCCAGGGCACGACGGTCCTGCTGCCCAACTCCGTCGTCGTCGCCGACGGCGAGGGCGCCGCGACCACCCTCGGCAAGTCGGTCGAGGACGACGGCTCCAGCGGCACCCGCGAGGCGATCGGCAACCTCCTCGGCGCCCCGATCACCGGCACCTGGCGCCTGGACACTCCGTACCTGGACACCCTCGTCGACCTCGTCAGCGGGATCGAGATGGACACCGACACGGAGGTGCCCGACACGAAGAAGGGCGCCGATCCGCTGGTCAGGAAGGGCGAGAAGCAGTCCCTGAACGGCCGCGCCGCCGTCGCCTACGCGACCTACCGGGCACCCGGCGAGGCCGAGACCAAGCAGCTCCAGCGCTTCGGCCAGGTCATGTACGCCGTACTGCGGAAGATCTCGGACAACCCCGAGTCCGCCACGATGACCGTCGAGAGCCTCACCCAGATCTTCGACCCCTCGCTCTCCGAGAAGGACCTCGGTGCCTCCCTCGCCAAGCTCGCCGAGCACGCCAAGGTCGGCGACTACAAGACGGCCCTGCTCCCGGTGGGACAGGACGGCGCGCTGACCGAGGGCGCGAGCGACAGTGTGGTGAAGGACATCCTGGGCGGAAAGGTCACCGCGCCCGAGGCGGGCGACGTGACCCGGGTCTCGCTGCGGGACGGTTCCGGCAAGAAGGCGACCGAGGCGGCCAGGGTCGTCCTGATCAACGGCGGCTACTCGTTCGTGGGTGGCACCGAGGCGGACACCCAGGAGAAGTCGCAGGTCGTCTACGGTGACGACGCCCAGAAGGCGACGGCGGCCGAGGTGGCCGAGACCCTGGGTCTGCCGGCCGGCTCGGTCACCAAGGGCAAGACCTCGGGAGCGGCCGCGGTCACCGTGATCCTGGGCCAGGACTACAAGGTGCCGAGGGCCCGGTAA
- a CDS encoding SCO2583 family membrane protein, with protein sequence MAGRGDPPEGTPEGLPGGEDEYRSVVFDEAFVRAAHLQEFSAQERMGEHSQAVRSRPSSWEGRSGSRQAILLVLLILLAFGTAIYLGVRNPYQPPVDQRAEPLRTTVVPLAPQGPVVGGVPDRLFDHSPVAEYRTGAAGINLPVAGRTTHFAESQVVTALSIAKDYLVASSLEPDVLSGVTVRPARLLLDPDQLEQFDRSMEAPADDGRHALAGWLVRFDPRQAVLADPSARVQGTLRYEETSPDTLDVTADHTYTYALRPAAQGAGPVGQASLFTVHREVHFRFDREDLRMHRAELVTSTVEAGPQACGADTTGSLKPLLAGARAPEADGGPVVTDPYATGRPAAPSLCGALAPSAQPSL encoded by the coding sequence ATGGCAGGGCGTGGCGACCCGCCTGAGGGGACGCCCGAGGGCCTCCCCGGCGGTGAGGACGAATACCGATCCGTCGTCTTCGACGAGGCGTTCGTCCGCGCTGCCCATCTCCAGGAGTTCTCGGCCCAGGAACGGATGGGCGAGCACTCCCAGGCCGTCCGCAGCCGCCCGTCCTCCTGGGAGGGCCGCAGCGGCTCCCGCCAGGCCATCCTGCTCGTCCTGCTGATCCTCCTGGCCTTCGGCACCGCCATCTATCTCGGCGTCCGCAACCCGTACCAGCCCCCGGTCGACCAGCGGGCCGAACCCCTGCGGACCACCGTGGTCCCGCTCGCCCCGCAGGGCCCCGTCGTCGGCGGTGTGCCCGACCGGCTCTTCGACCACAGCCCGGTCGCCGAGTACCGCACCGGGGCCGCCGGCATCAATCTGCCCGTCGCCGGACGCACCACCCACTTCGCCGAGAGCCAGGTCGTCACCGCCCTCAGCATCGCCAAGGACTATCTGGTGGCCTCCTCCCTGGAGCCCGACGTCCTGTCCGGGGTGACCGTGCGGCCCGCGCGCCTGCTGCTCGACCCCGACCAGCTGGAACAGTTCGACCGGAGCATGGAGGCACCGGCCGACGACGGCCGGCACGCCCTCGCCGGCTGGCTCGTCCGCTTCGACCCGCGGCAGGCCGTCCTCGCGGACCCCTCGGCCCGCGTCCAGGGCACCCTCCGCTACGAGGAGACCAGCCCCGACACACTGGACGTCACCGCGGACCACACGTACACCTACGCCCTCCGCCCGGCCGCCCAAGGCGCGGGACCGGTCGGGCAGGCATCCCTCTTCACCGTCCACCGCGAGGTGCACTTCCGCTTCGACCGCGAGGACCTGCGCATGCACCGGGCCGAGCTGGTGACGAGCACCGTGGAGGCGGGCCCGCAGGCGTGCGGCGCGGACACCACGGGCTCCCTGAAGCCGCTCCTGGCCGGAGCGCGGGCCCCCGAAGCGGACGGCGGACCGGTGGTCACCGACCCGTACGCCACGGGCCGGCCCGCCGCCCCCTCGTTGTGCGGTGCGCTGGCGCCGAGCGCTCAGCCCTCGCTCTGA
- a CDS encoding histidine phosphatase family protein gives MSTTKGGIGRRIVLWRHGQTSWNLERRFQGSTDIELTEAGVAQARRAARLLAALKPDAIVASDLKRAAATAAELAALTGHTVDHDSALRETYAGEWQGLTHDEIVGRYGEQYAAWKRGEPVRRGGGELETEVADRAAPVVLEHADKLPEDGTLVVVSHGGTIRTTIGRLLGLESQHWESLGGLSNCCWSVLGEGARGWRLMEHNAGTLPEPVLGDDD, from the coding sequence CTGAGCACCACCAAGGGCGGCATCGGCCGCCGCATCGTCCTCTGGCGCCACGGCCAGACCTCATGGAACCTGGAGCGCCGCTTCCAGGGTTCGACCGACATCGAGCTGACGGAGGCCGGTGTCGCCCAGGCGCGCCGGGCCGCCCGGCTGCTTGCCGCGCTCAAGCCGGACGCCATCGTCGCCTCGGACCTGAAGCGGGCGGCGGCCACCGCCGCCGAGCTGGCCGCGCTCACCGGTCACACCGTCGACCACGACTCCGCGCTGCGCGAGACGTACGCGGGGGAGTGGCAGGGGCTGACCCACGACGAGATCGTGGGGCGGTACGGCGAGCAGTACGCCGCCTGGAAGCGCGGCGAGCCCGTGCGCCGGGGCGGTGGCGAGCTGGAGACCGAGGTGGCCGACCGGGCCGCCCCGGTGGTTCTGGAGCACGCCGACAAGCTGCCCGAGGACGGCACGCTCGTCGTGGTCAGCCACGGCGGCACGATCCGCACCACGATCGGCCGGCTCCTCGGCCTGGAGTCCCAGCACTGGGAGAGCCTGGGCGGCCTCTCGAACTGCTGCTGGTCCGTCCTCGGCGAGGGTGCCCGAGGCTGGCGTCTGATGGAGCACAACGCGGGCACGCTGCCCGAGCCGGTCCTCGGCGACGACGACTGA
- the proB gene encoding glutamate 5-kinase: MTEARRIVVKVGSSSLTTASGGLDADRVDALVDVLAKVRSGGEKEIVLVSSGAIAAGLAPLGLTRRPKDLARQQAAASVGQGLLVARYTASFARYGVRVGQVLLTTDDTSRRAHYRNAYRTLDQLLAMGALPVVNENDTVATDEIRFGDNDRLAALVAHLVRADLLVLLSDVDGLYDGDPAKPGTSRIAQVTGPDDIAHVEIGSAGKAGVGTGGMVTKVEAARIAAAAGIPVVLTSASRAADALAGRDTGTYFHRTGRRSADRLLWLAHASTPQGSLTLDDGAVRAVVEGKKSLLAAGVAGIEGDFVAGDPVELRDTAGRAVARGLVNFDAKEMPRMLGRSTHELAKALGPEYEREVVHRDDLVVIR, translated from the coding sequence GTGACGGAGGCCCGCAGGATCGTCGTCAAGGTCGGCTCCTCCTCGCTCACCACGGCCTCGGGAGGCCTGGACGCCGACCGCGTCGACGCCCTCGTCGACGTGCTCGCCAAGGTCCGCAGCGGCGGCGAGAAGGAGATCGTCCTCGTCTCCTCCGGCGCCATCGCCGCGGGCCTCGCACCGCTCGGACTCACCCGGCGCCCCAAGGACCTCGCCCGGCAGCAGGCCGCCGCCAGCGTCGGCCAGGGACTCCTCGTCGCCCGGTACACCGCCTCCTTCGCCCGCTACGGCGTCCGCGTCGGACAGGTCCTCCTCACCACCGACGACACCAGCAGGCGCGCCCACTACCGCAACGCCTACCGGACCCTCGACCAGCTCCTCGCGATGGGCGCGCTGCCGGTCGTCAACGAGAACGACACCGTCGCCACGGACGAGATCCGCTTCGGCGACAACGACCGGCTCGCCGCCCTCGTCGCCCACCTCGTCCGCGCCGACCTCCTCGTCCTGCTCTCCGACGTCGACGGCCTCTACGACGGGGACCCGGCCAAGCCCGGTACGTCGAGGATCGCGCAGGTCACGGGCCCCGACGACATCGCCCATGTGGAGATCGGCTCGGCCGGAAAGGCGGGCGTCGGCACCGGCGGCATGGTCACCAAGGTCGAGGCCGCCCGGATCGCCGCCGCAGCCGGCATCCCCGTGGTCCTCACCTCCGCGAGCCGCGCCGCCGACGCCCTCGCCGGCCGTGACACCGGCACGTACTTCCACCGCACCGGCCGCCGCTCCGCCGACCGGCTCCTCTGGCTCGCCCACGCCTCCACCCCGCAGGGCTCCCTCACCCTGGACGACGGAGCCGTACGAGCCGTCGTCGAGGGCAAGAAGTCCCTGCTCGCGGCCGGTGTCGCGGGCATCGAGGGCGACTTCGTGGCCGGTGACCCCGTCGAACTCCGCGACACCGCCGGCCGGGCCGTCGCCCGCGGTCTCGTCAACTTCGACGCCAAGGAGATGCCCCGGATGCTCGGGCGCTCCACGCACGAACTCGCCAAGGCGCTGGGGCCCGAGTACGAGCGCGAGGTCGTCCACCGCGACGACCTGGTCGTCATCCGCTGA
- a CDS encoding SCO2584 family spore wall biosynthesis protein, whose translation MPDDVGGTPFQNGGDPEDSVDRGGADEVYADVVFDEDFVRAATIHEPTAVERLLAAAQARAEAEAARARAGGGSADDDLYEDFHDPSGLTYEPDDVGDDASPYGRHGGALRPYRGSARWHRPVAWLLALVMGVGMVALAFSAVYRGAAANRQDQVPPPATTGVDTPNPNPAPPAAHAPAARSASPE comes from the coding sequence GTGCCGGACGACGTGGGGGGCACGCCGTTCCAGAACGGCGGGGACCCTGAGGACTCTGTCGACCGCGGAGGCGCCGACGAGGTCTACGCCGACGTGGTGTTCGACGAGGACTTCGTACGGGCCGCGACCATTCACGAGCCGACCGCGGTCGAGCGGCTCCTCGCCGCCGCCCAGGCCCGTGCCGAGGCCGAGGCGGCCCGCGCCCGAGCCGGGGGCGGATCGGCCGACGACGACCTCTACGAGGACTTCCACGACCCCTCCGGCCTCACCTACGAGCCGGACGACGTCGGCGACGACGCCAGCCCCTACGGCCGCCACGGCGGCGCCCTGCGCCCCTACCGGGGCAGCGCCCGCTGGCACCGGCCCGTCGCCTGGCTCCTCGCCCTCGTCATGGGGGTCGGCATGGTCGCCCTGGCCTTCAGCGCCGTCTACCGGGGCGCGGCCGCCAACCGCCAGGACCAGGTCCCCCCGCCGGCCACGACCGGCGTGGACACGCCCAACCCGAACCCGGCGCCGCCCGCCGCCCACGCCCCCGCGGCACGCTCCGCGTCCCCCGAGTAG
- a CDS encoding M48 family metallopeptidase — MTENDQGNVPSRQRKRFPGISSRAYEHPADRSALVALRKLSGFDTVFKALSGLLPERSLRLLFLSDSVRVSDAQFSHLNDMLRDACYILDLEKVPPMYVTQDPKPNAMCIGLDEPIIVVTTGLVELLDEEEMRAVVGHEVGHALSGHSVYRTVLLFLTSLALKIAWIPLGNVAIMAIVTALREWFRKSELSADRAGLLVGQDVQASMRGLMKVAGGNHLHEMNVDAFLAQADEYEKAGDLRDSVLKILNVLPRTHPFTTVRAAELKKWSENRDFQRIMDGHYPKRSEDKDASVTDSFRESAGHYADTVRTSKDPLMKLVGDIAGGAGDLAGDLGGKLRNAFGGGQAPRKPDAEGTAGDGGSGPDDDTGGARSEG, encoded by the coding sequence ATGACCGAGAACGACCAGGGGAACGTGCCGAGCAGGCAGCGGAAGCGGTTCCCCGGTATCTCCTCGCGGGCCTACGAGCATCCGGCCGACCGCTCGGCGCTGGTGGCGCTGCGCAAGCTCAGCGGCTTCGACACGGTCTTCAAGGCGCTCAGCGGACTTCTGCCGGAGCGCAGCCTGCGACTCCTCTTCCTCTCGGACTCCGTCCGGGTGAGCGACGCGCAGTTCAGCCATCTCAACGACATGCTGCGGGACGCCTGTTACATCCTGGACCTGGAGAAGGTCCCGCCGATGTACGTGACGCAGGACCCGAAGCCCAACGCGATGTGCATCGGCCTGGACGAGCCGATCATCGTCGTCACCACCGGCCTGGTGGAGCTCCTCGACGAGGAGGAGATGCGGGCGGTCGTCGGCCACGAGGTCGGACACGCCCTCTCCGGACACTCCGTGTACCGCACGGTCCTGCTCTTCCTCACCAGCCTCGCGCTCAAGATCGCCTGGATTCCGCTGGGGAACGTCGCGATCATGGCGATCGTCACGGCGCTGCGCGAGTGGTTCCGCAAGTCGGAGCTCTCCGCCGACCGGGCCGGGCTCCTCGTCGGCCAGGACGTGCAGGCCTCGATGCGCGGTCTGATGAAGGTCGCCGGCGGCAACCACCTCCACGAGATGAACGTGGACGCGTTCCTCGCCCAGGCCGACGAGTACGAGAAGGCCGGGGACCTGCGGGACTCGGTCCTCAAGATCCTCAACGTACTGCCGCGTACGCACCCCTTCACCACCGTCCGGGCGGCGGAGCTGAAGAAGTGGTCGGAGAACCGCGACTTCCAGCGGATCATGGACGGCCACTACCCGAAGCGCTCGGAGGACAAGGACGCCTCGGTCACGGACTCCTTCCGCGAGTCGGCGGGGCACTACGCCGACACCGTGCGGACCAGCAAGGATCCGCTGATGAAGCTGGTCGGCGACATAGCCGGGGGCGCCGGCGACCTGGCGGGCGACCTGGGCGGGAAGCTGCGCAACGCCTTCGGCGGCGGCCAGGCCCCGAGGAAGCCGGACGCCGAAGGGACCGCCGGGGACGGCGGGAGCGGCCCGGACGACGACACCGGCGGCGCTCGGAGCGAGGGCTGA
- a CDS encoding GtrA family protein: MATGSPTARRGRLAEIFRFAIVGGVNTATFFGCYLLLHPWMPYFAAYSLAFVLSMIGSFFLNTYFTYRTRPTWKKFALFPLTNVTNYLVQSVGLYALVTWAGMDDRIAPLVAAVVAIPFTYLISQRILVPRSNGQDADDSGPGSETDERQPSRLA, translated from the coding sequence ATGGCGACCGGTTCTCCCACCGCGCGACGCGGACGGCTCGCCGAGATATTCCGCTTCGCCATCGTCGGCGGCGTCAACACGGCCACCTTCTTCGGCTGTTACCTGCTGCTCCACCCGTGGATGCCGTACTTCGCCGCGTACTCCCTCGCCTTCGTCCTCAGCATGATCGGCTCCTTCTTCCTCAACACCTACTTCACCTACCGCACCCGGCCGACCTGGAAGAAGTTCGCCCTCTTCCCGCTCACCAACGTCACCAACTACCTGGTGCAGAGCGTCGGTCTGTACGCGCTCGTCACCTGGGCCGGAATGGACGACAGGATCGCGCCACTCGTCGCGGCCGTCGTCGCCATCCCCTTCACCTACCTCATCTCCCAGCGGATCCTCGTCCCCCGGAGCAACGGACAGGACGCCGACGACTCCGGTCCAGGGAGCGAAACGGACGAGCGGCAGCCCTCCCGGCTCGCGTAG
- a CDS encoding glutamate-5-semialdehyde dehydrogenase: MTSLTPLDNLSPVTRAAYRARGAAAEIAPLPRAAKDDALLAIADALEVRTAEIVEANAEDIAKAREAGTSEAIIDRLTLTPERVRAIAADVRDVAALPDPVGEVVRGSTLPNGIDIRQVRVPLGVVGIIYEARPNVTVDAAALCLKSGNAVLLRGSSSAYASNTALVKVLRDAIGGAGLPADAIQLVPGESRESVRELMRARGLVDVLIPRGGASLIRTVVEESTVPVIETGTGNCHVYVDAQTDLDMAVEILINSKAHRVSVCNAAETLLVHQDVAAAFLPRALDALAEAGVTVHADERVLAFAAGSKATVVPATPEDWETEYLSYDIAAAVVDSLDRAVEHIRTWSSGHTEAIVTTSQAAARRFTQLVDSTTVAVNASTRFTDGGQFGFGAEIGISTQKLHARGPMGLPELTSTKYIVTGDGHVR, from the coding sequence ATGACCTCGCTCACGCCCCTCGACAACCTGTCCCCGGTCACCCGGGCCGCCTACCGGGCCCGTGGCGCCGCCGCCGAAATCGCGCCACTCCCGCGCGCGGCCAAGGACGACGCCCTGCTGGCGATCGCGGACGCCCTCGAAGTGCGCACCGCCGAAATCGTCGAGGCCAACGCCGAGGACATCGCCAAGGCCCGCGAAGCCGGGACCAGCGAAGCGATCATCGACCGCCTCACCCTCACTCCCGAGCGCGTCCGGGCCATTGCCGCCGACGTCCGCGACGTCGCCGCGCTGCCCGACCCCGTCGGCGAGGTCGTCCGCGGCTCGACCCTCCCCAACGGCATCGACATCCGCCAGGTCCGCGTCCCGCTCGGGGTCGTCGGCATCATCTACGAGGCCCGCCCCAACGTCACCGTCGACGCGGCCGCCCTCTGCCTGAAGTCCGGCAACGCCGTCCTGCTCCGCGGCTCGTCCTCCGCGTACGCCTCCAACACCGCCCTGGTGAAGGTCCTGCGCGACGCCATCGGCGGCGCCGGACTGCCCGCCGACGCCATCCAGCTCGTCCCCGGCGAGTCCCGCGAATCGGTCCGCGAGCTGATGCGCGCCCGCGGCCTCGTCGACGTCCTCATCCCGCGCGGCGGCGCCTCCCTGATCCGGACGGTCGTCGAGGAGTCCACCGTCCCGGTGATCGAGACCGGCACCGGCAACTGCCACGTCTACGTCGACGCGCAGACCGACCTCGACATGGCCGTCGAGATCCTGATCAACTCCAAGGCCCACCGGGTCAGCGTCTGCAACGCGGCCGAGACCCTCCTCGTCCACCAGGACGTCGCCGCGGCCTTCCTCCCCAGGGCCCTCGACGCCCTCGCGGAGGCCGGCGTCACCGTCCACGCCGACGAGCGGGTCCTCGCGTTCGCCGCGGGCTCCAAGGCCACCGTCGTCCCGGCCACCCCCGAGGACTGGGAGACCGAGTACCTCTCGTACGACATCGCCGCCGCCGTCGTCGACTCCCTCGACCGGGCCGTCGAGCACATCCGGACCTGGTCCTCCGGCCACACCGAGGCGATCGTCACCACCTCGCAGGCCGCGGCGCGCCGCTTCACCCAGCTGGTCGACTCCACCACGGTCGCCGTGAACGCCTCCACCCGGTTCACGGACGGCGGACAGTTCGGCTTCGGCGCCGAGATCGGCATCTCCACCCAGAAGCTGCACGCCCGGGGCCCCATGGGCCTTCCGGAGCTGACCTCGACCAAGTACATCGTCACCGGTGACGGTCACGTGCGGTAA
- the nadD gene encoding nicotinate-nucleotide adenylyltransferase, with protein sequence MGEQEMPTGGRGKRRLGVMGGTFDPIHHGHLVAASEVAALFHLDEVVFVPTGQPWQKSDTTVSAAEDRYLMTVIATASNPQFSVSRIDIDRGGATYTIDTLRDLRSLNSDSDLFFITGADALSQILTWRDAEELFSLAHFIGVTRPGHDLTDDGLPKGGVSLVEVPALAISSTDCRARVAQGDPVWYLVPDGVVRYIDKRQLYRGE encoded by the coding sequence ATGGGAGAGCAGGAAATGCCTACTGGCGGGCGCGGGAAGCGCCGACTCGGGGTGATGGGCGGGACCTTCGACCCGATCCACCACGGACACCTGGTGGCGGCCAGCGAGGTCGCCGCCCTGTTCCACCTGGACGAGGTCGTGTTCGTACCGACCGGGCAGCCGTGGCAGAAGAGCGACACGACCGTGTCGGCGGCCGAGGACCGTTATCTGATGACGGTCATCGCGACGGCGTCCAACCCGCAGTTCTCGGTCAGCCGGATCGACATCGACCGCGGCGGTGCGACGTACACCATCGACACCCTGCGGGACCTGCGCTCCCTCAACAGCGACTCGGACCTCTTCTTCATCACCGGGGCCGACGCGCTGTCGCAGATCCTCACCTGGCGCGACGCCGAGGAACTCTTCTCGCTCGCGCACTTCATCGGCGTCACCCGGCCGGGCCACGACCTCACCGACGACGGGCTGCCCAAGGGCGGCGTCTCGCTCGTCGAGGTGCCCGCGCTCGCCATCTCCTCCACCGACTGCCGGGCGAGGGTCGCACAGGGCGATCCCGTCTGGTACCTGGTCCCGGACGGCGTGGTGCGCTACATCGACAAGCGCCAGTTGTACCGCGGCGAGTGA
- the rsfS gene encoding ribosome silencing factor — translation MTATDRSIELVNAAAQAAADRLAHDIIAYDVSDVLSITDAFLLASAPNDRQVKSIVDEIEERLNKDLGAKPVRREGDRDARWILLDYVDIVVHVQHSEERVFYALERLWKDCPELALPEDAVKTRGKGAEHAELTGVDLSEHAAGLPDGPDGELS, via the coding sequence GTGACCGCCACGGACCGCTCCATCGAACTCGTCAACGCCGCCGCTCAGGCGGCCGCCGACCGGCTCGCGCACGACATCATCGCGTACGACGTCAGCGATGTGCTGTCGATCACCGACGCCTTCCTGCTCGCCTCCGCGCCCAACGACCGCCAGGTCAAGTCGATCGTCGACGAGATCGAGGAGCGCCTCAACAAGGACCTCGGCGCCAAGCCGGTCCGCCGTGAGGGCGACCGCGACGCCCGCTGGATCCTCCTGGACTACGTCGACATCGTCGTCCACGTCCAGCACAGCGAGGAGCGCGTCTTCTACGCGCTCGAGCGCCTGTGGAAGGACTGCCCCGAGCTCGCGCTCCCCGAAGACGCGGTGAAGACCCGCGGCAAGGGTGCCGAGCACGCCGAGCTGACCGGTGTCGACCTCTCCGAGCACGCCGCCGGGCTGCCCGACGGACCGGACGGTGAGCTGAGCTGA